A DNA window from Pseudomonas sp. B21-056 contains the following coding sequences:
- a CDS encoding ABC transporter ATP-binding protein has protein sequence MATLELRNVNKTYGAGLPDTLKNIELSIKDGEFLILVGPSGCGKSTLMNCIAGLETITGGAIMIGDQDVSGMSPKDRDIAMVFQSYALYPTMSVRENIEFGLKIRKMPQSAIDEEVARVAKLLQIEHLLNRKPGQLSGGQQQRVAMGRALARRPKIYLFDEPLSNLDAKLRVEMRTEMKLMHQRLKTTTVYVTHDQIEAMTLGDKVAVMKDGIIQQFGTPKDIYTNPANLFVASFIGSPPMNFIPLRLQRKDGRLMALLDSGQARCELPLGMQDAGLEDREVILGMRPEQIVLAGSEPNGLPTIRAEVQVTEPTGPDTLVFVSLNDTKVCCRLAPDVAPQAGETMTLQFDPQKVLLFDAQTGERLGVAGQAQAEGRAPNVAQFKGR, from the coding sequence ATGGCAACGCTCGAACTTCGCAATGTAAACAAGACCTACGGCGCCGGCTTGCCCGACACCCTGAAGAACATCGAACTGTCGATCAAGGACGGTGAGTTCCTGATCCTGGTCGGGCCTTCGGGCTGCGGCAAGTCGACCCTGATGAACTGCATCGCCGGCCTGGAAACCATCACCGGTGGCGCGATCATGATCGGCGACCAGGATGTCAGCGGCATGAGCCCCAAGGATCGCGACATCGCCATGGTGTTCCAGTCCTATGCGCTGTACCCGACCATGAGCGTGCGCGAAAACATCGAATTCGGCCTGAAGATCCGCAAGATGCCGCAATCGGCCATCGACGAGGAAGTGGCCCGGGTCGCCAAGCTGTTGCAGATCGAACACCTGCTCAATCGCAAGCCCGGCCAGCTCTCCGGCGGCCAGCAACAGCGCGTGGCCATGGGCCGGGCGCTGGCGCGGCGGCCGAAGATCTATCTGTTCGACGAACCGCTGTCCAACCTCGACGCCAAGCTGCGGGTCGAGATGCGCACCGAAATGAAACTGATGCACCAGCGCCTGAAGACCACCACGGTCTATGTGACCCACGACCAGATCGAGGCCATGACCCTGGGCGACAAAGTGGCGGTGATGAAGGACGGGATCATCCAGCAGTTCGGCACGCCGAAGGACATCTACACCAATCCGGCCAACCTGTTCGTGGCGAGCTTCATCGGTTCGCCGCCGATGAACTTCATTCCCCTGCGCCTGCAACGCAAGGACGGTCGCCTGATGGCGCTGCTCGACAGCGGCCAGGCCCGTTGCGAGTTGCCGTTGGGCATGCAGGACGCCGGTCTGGAAGACCGCGAGGTGATTCTTGGCATGCGCCCGGAACAGATTGTGCTGGCCGGCAGCGAGCCGAACGGCTTGCCGACCATTCGTGCCGAAGTCCAGGTCACCGAGCCCACCGGCCCGGACACCCTGGTATTTGTCAGTCTAAATGACACCAAGGTTTGCTGCCGCCTGGCTCCGGACGTGGCGCCACAGGCCGGTGAAACGATGACGCTTCAGTTTGATCCGCAAAAAGTATTACTATTTGATGCGCAGACCGGTGAGCGCCTGGGTGTGGCTGGTCAGGCGCAAGCCGAGGGGCGGGCACCGAACGTGGCGCAGTTCAAAGGCCGGTGA
- a CDS encoding carbohydrate ABC transporter permease, whose amino-acid sequence MTSLATKPGISLSRIAIYAVLILAVLLYLVPLVVMLLTSFKTPEDISTGNLLSWPTVVSGIGWVKAWATVNGYFWNSIKITVPAVLISTAIGALNGYVLSMWRFRGSQLFFGLLLFGCFLPFQTVLLPASFTLGKMGLASTTTGLVFVHVVYGLAFTTLFFRNYYVSIPDALVKAARLDGAGFFTIFRMIILPMSTPIIMVCLIWQFTQIWNDFLFGVVFSSGDSQPITVALNNLVNTSTGAKEYNVDMAAAMIAGLPTLLVYVVAGKYFVRGLTAGAVKG is encoded by the coding sequence ATGACTAGTCTCGCCACCAAACCTGGCATCAGCCTGAGTCGCATCGCGATCTACGCGGTGCTGATCCTCGCCGTACTGCTTTACCTGGTTCCGCTGGTGGTCATGCTGTTGACCAGCTTCAAGACCCCGGAAGACATCAGCACCGGCAACCTGTTGAGCTGGCCGACCGTGGTCAGCGGCATCGGCTGGGTCAAGGCCTGGGCGACGGTCAACGGTTACTTCTGGAACTCGATCAAGATCACCGTTCCGGCGGTGCTGATTTCCACTGCCATCGGTGCACTGAACGGCTACGTCCTGTCGATGTGGCGCTTCCGCGGTTCGCAGCTGTTCTTCGGGCTGCTGCTGTTCGGTTGCTTCCTGCCGTTCCAGACCGTACTGCTGCCGGCCTCGTTCACCCTCGGCAAGATGGGCCTGGCCAGCACCACCACCGGCCTGGTGTTCGTGCACGTGGTGTATGGCCTGGCGTTCACCACGCTGTTCTTCCGCAACTACTACGTCAGCATTCCTGACGCGCTGGTGAAGGCGGCGCGCCTGGACGGTGCGGGGTTCTTCACCATCTTTCGCATGATCATCCTGCCGATGTCGACGCCGATCATCATGGTCTGCCTGATCTGGCAGTTCACGCAGATCTGGAACGACTTCCTGTTCGGCGTGGTGTTCTCCAGCGGTGATTCGCAGCCCATCACGGTGGCGCTGAACAACCTGGTCAACACGAGCACCGGGGCCAAGGAATATAACGTTGATATGGCGGCGGCGATGATCGCCGGGCTGCCGACCCTGCTGGTCTATGTGGTCGCAGGCAAGTATTTCGTGCGCGGGCTGACGGCCGGCGCAGTCAAGGGGTAA
- a CDS encoding ABC transporter substrate-binding protein, with translation MNAINRLAVAVSIASLFPLSAFAADSKGTVEVVHWWTSGGEKAAVDVLKAQVEKDGFTWKDGAVAGGGGATAMTVLKSRAVAGNPPGVAQIKGPDIQEWASTGLLDSDVLKDVAKDEKWDSLLDKKVSDTVKYEGDYVAVPVNIHRVNWLWINPEVFKKAGITKNPTTLEEFYAAGDKLKAAGFIPLAHGGQPWQDSTVFEAVVLSVMGADGYKKALVDLDNAALTGPEMVKALTELKKVATYMDADGKGQDWNLEAAKVINGKAGMQIMGDWAKSEWTAAKKVAGKDYECVAFPGTDKAFTYNIDSLAVFKQKDKGTSAGQQDIAKVVLGENFQKVFSINKGSIPVRNDMLKDMGKYGFDSCAQTAAKDFLADATTGGLQPSMAHNMATTLAVQGAFFDVVTNYINDPSANPADTAKKLGAAVKSAK, from the coding sequence ATGAACGCGATTAATCGCCTCGCAGTTGCTGTTTCCATTGCCTCGTTGTTTCCCCTCAGTGCTTTTGCCGCCGACTCGAAAGGGACGGTCGAAGTGGTGCATTGGTGGACTTCGGGTGGTGAGAAGGCGGCTGTTGATGTCCTGAAGGCCCAAGTCGAGAAGGACGGTTTCACCTGGAAGGACGGCGCCGTTGCAGGCGGTGGTGGTGCCACGGCCATGACCGTGCTGAAAAGCCGCGCAGTCGCCGGCAACCCGCCAGGCGTTGCCCAGATCAAGGGCCCCGACATCCAGGAATGGGCGTCCACCGGGCTGCTCGACAGCGACGTCCTCAAAGACGTTGCCAAAGACGAGAAGTGGGACTCCCTTCTCGACAAGAAAGTCTCCGATACCGTGAAGTACGAAGGCGATTACGTGGCCGTGCCGGTGAACATCCACCGCGTCAACTGGCTGTGGATCAACCCGGAAGTCTTCAAGAAAGCCGGCATCACGAAAAACCCGACCACCCTCGAAGAATTCTATGCCGCCGGCGACAAGCTGAAGGCGGCGGGTTTCATTCCGCTCGCCCACGGTGGCCAGCCTTGGCAGGACAGCACCGTGTTCGAAGCCGTGGTGCTGTCGGTCATGGGGGCCGATGGCTACAAGAAGGCCCTGGTCGACCTGGACAACGCTGCGCTGACCGGTCCTGAAATGGTCAAGGCGCTGACCGAGCTGAAGAAAGTCGCGACCTACATGGACGCCGACGGCAAGGGCCAGGACTGGAACCTGGAAGCGGCCAAGGTCATCAACGGCAAGGCCGGCATGCAGATCATGGGTGACTGGGCCAAGAGCGAGTGGACAGCGGCCAAGAAAGTCGCCGGCAAGGATTACGAGTGCGTAGCTTTCCCGGGTACCGACAAGGCCTTTACCTACAACATCGACTCCCTGGCGGTGTTCAAGCAGAAAGACAAGGGCACTTCTGCCGGTCAGCAGGACATTGCCAAGGTCGTGCTGGGTGAGAACTTCCAGAAGGTCTTCAGCATCAACAAGGGTTCGATCCCGGTTCGTAACGACATGTTGAAGGACATGGGCAAGTACGGTTTCGACTCTTGTGCCCAGACCGCGGCCAAGGACTTCCTGGCCGACGCCACCACCGGCGGCCTGCAGCCGAGCATGGCGCACAACATGGCGACCACGCTGGCGGTACAGGGCGCGTTCTTTGACGTGGTGACCAACTACATCAACGACCCGAGTGCCAACCCTGCCGACACTGCCAAGAAACTCGGCGCTGCGGTCAAGTCCGCGAAGTAA
- a CDS encoding carbohydrate ABC transporter permease, with protein MSSVAVFSKASPFDALQRWLPKLVLAPSMFIVLVGFYGYILWTFLLSFTNSTFLPTYKWVGLAQYARLFDNDRWWVASKNLAVFGGMFIGITLVIGVLLAVFLDQRIRREGFIRTIYLYPMALSMIVTGTAWKWLLNPGMGLDKLLRDWGWEGFRLDWLIDPDRVVYCLVIAAVWQASGFIMAMFLAGLRGVDQSIIRAAQIDGASMPTIYWKVVLPSLRPVFFSAVMILAHIAIKSFDLVAAMTAGGPGYSSDLPAMFMYSFTFSRGQMGMGSASAILMLGAILAIIVPYLYSELRTKRHD; from the coding sequence ATGAGCTCTGTTGCTGTGTTCAGCAAGGCCTCGCCGTTCGATGCATTGCAGCGCTGGCTTCCAAAACTGGTGCTGGCGCCCAGCATGTTCATCGTCCTGGTGGGCTTCTATGGCTACATCCTGTGGACGTTTCTTCTCTCGTTCACCAACTCGACTTTCCTCCCCACCTACAAATGGGTGGGCCTGGCGCAATACGCCCGGTTGTTCGACAACGACCGCTGGTGGGTCGCGAGCAAGAACCTCGCCGTGTTCGGCGGCATGTTCATTGGCATCACCCTGGTGATCGGCGTGCTGCTGGCGGTATTCCTCGACCAGCGTATCCGTCGCGAAGGTTTCATCCGCACCATTTACCTGTACCCGATGGCACTCTCCATGATCGTCACCGGTACCGCCTGGAAGTGGCTGCTCAACCCGGGCATGGGCCTGGACAAACTGCTGCGGGACTGGGGTTGGGAAGGTTTTCGCCTGGACTGGCTGATCGACCCGGACCGCGTGGTCTATTGCCTGGTGATCGCCGCCGTGTGGCAAGCCTCGGGCTTCATCATGGCGATGTTCCTGGCCGGCCTGCGGGGCGTCGATCAATCGATCATCCGCGCCGCGCAGATCGATGGCGCGAGCATGCCCACGATCTACTGGAAAGTGGTCCTGCCAAGCCTGCGTCCGGTGTTCTTCAGCGCCGTGATGATCCTGGCGCACATCGCGATCAAGAGTTTCGACCTGGTGGCGGCGATGACGGCCGGTGGCCCGGGCTATTCGTCCGACCTGCCCGCCATGTTCATGTACTCCTTCACCTTCAGCCGCGGCCAGATGGGCATGGGCTCGGCCAGTGCGATCCTGATGCTCGGTGCGATCCTCGCGATCATCGTGCCTTACCTGTATTCCGAGCTGAGGACCAAGCGCCATGACTAG
- a CDS encoding AGE family epimerase/isomerase — protein sequence MDTFQPAFSSWLNAPAHQQWLAAEGLRLLAFAKASRLPDGFGNLDEHGCLPTGARAETMNTARMTHSFAMAHIQGLPGFAELVDHGIQALGGPLRDAEYGGWFATTQPHEDDTGKAAYLHAFVALAASSAVVAQRPGAQALLDEAVRVIDTYFWSEEEGALRESFNRDWSEEEAYRGANSNMHATEAFLALADVTDDPRWLARALRIVERVIHGHAAANDYLVVEHFDRHWQPLREYNRDNPADGFRPYGTTPGHGFEWARLLLHLEAARVRIGMLTPGWLLQDAQKLFEQNCRHGWDVDGAPGIVYTLDWDNRAVVRHRLHWVHAEAAAAASALLKRTDEAQYETWYRCFWEFCDKHFIDRCNGSWHHELDPQNRPSADIWPGKPDLYHAWQAVLIPRLPLAPSMASALAQLSAPATV from the coding sequence ATGGACACCTTCCAACCGGCTTTCAGCAGTTGGCTGAACGCACCTGCCCACCAGCAATGGCTCGCCGCCGAAGGCTTGCGGCTGCTGGCGTTCGCCAAGGCGTCGAGGCTGCCGGACGGTTTCGGCAACCTCGACGAGCACGGTTGCCTGCCGACCGGGGCCCGGGCCGAAACCATGAACACCGCACGCATGACCCACAGTTTCGCCATGGCCCATATCCAGGGCTTGCCGGGGTTCGCCGAACTGGTGGACCACGGTATCCAGGCCCTGGGCGGCCCCTTGCGGGACGCTGAATACGGCGGCTGGTTCGCCACCACGCAACCCCATGAAGACGACACCGGCAAAGCCGCCTACCTGCATGCCTTCGTGGCCCTGGCCGCCAGTTCCGCCGTGGTGGCCCAGCGTCCTGGCGCCCAAGCGTTGCTGGACGAGGCTGTGCGGGTCATCGACACGTATTTCTGGAGCGAAGAAGAGGGCGCCCTGCGCGAATCCTTCAACCGTGACTGGAGCGAGGAAGAGGCCTATCGCGGCGCCAACAGCAACATGCACGCCACCGAAGCCTTCCTGGCCCTGGCCGATGTCACCGACGACCCGCGCTGGCTCGCCCGCGCGCTGCGCATTGTCGAACGGGTGATCCATGGTCATGCGGCGGCCAACGACTATCTGGTGGTGGAGCATTTCGACCGCCACTGGCAGCCGCTGCGCGAATACAACCGCGACAACCCCGCCGATGGCTTCCGCCCGTATGGCACCACGCCAGGCCACGGTTTCGAATGGGCTCGCCTGCTCCTGCACCTTGAAGCGGCACGCGTGCGGATCGGCATGCTGACTCCGGGCTGGCTGCTCCAGGATGCGCAGAAACTGTTCGAACAGAACTGCCGTCACGGCTGGGACGTCGATGGCGCGCCTGGCATTGTCTATACGCTGGATTGGGACAATCGCGCGGTGGTCCGCCATCGCCTGCACTGGGTCCATGCCGAAGCGGCGGCGGCTGCCAGCGCCTTGCTCAAACGCACCGATGAAGCGCAGTACGAAACCTGGTACCGGTGCTTCTGGGAATTCTGCGACAAACACTTCATCGACCGTTGCAACGGTAGCTGGCACCACGAACTCGATCCGCAGAACCGCCCCAGTGCCGACATCTGGCCAGGCAAGCCGGACCTGTATCACGCCTGGCAGGCGGTGCTGATTCCACGCTTGCCCCTGGCACCGAGCATGGCCTCGGCCCTGGCGCAACTTTCCGCTCCGGCGACCGTGTAA